Part of the Chthonomonadales bacterium genome, GAGGGCTGGCGAACCGTGTTCACGCAGACGAGCTACCTGGTCGCCGCGGCCCTCTTCGTGCTGTCGCTCAAGTGGTTGAGCGCGCCGACGACGGCGCGGCGCGGCGTGTGGGCCGGCGAGGTCGGGATGGTGCTGGCCATCGCCGGGACGCTCCTGCTGCCGGAGCTCGTAGCCTTCCACTGGATCGTGGTGGCCATCCTGGTCGGCACCGTGATCGGCATCCCGATCGCCGTGCTGATGCCGATGACCGCCGTGCCGCAGCGAACCGCGCTCTCACACTCGTTCGGCGGCCTCGCCGTTGGCCTGGTTGGCACCGCGAAGTACTACCTCTGGCTCGCCGAGGATCCCGAGCGCCTCACGCACTTCACGACCGCCGTGATCGGTTTCGAGGTACTGCTGGGCTTCCTCACGTTCACGGGTAGCCTGGTCGCCTTTGGCAAGCTCCAGGAGTTGCTGCCGACGCGTCCCATCATCTATCGTGGCCAGAACTATGTCAACCTGGGTCTCCTGGCGGCCGCAGTGGCGATCGCCGTCGTTCTGGCCATCGACCCGTCGCGGACCGCGCTCTTCCCGGCGTTCGTCGTGCTGTCGCTCCTCTTCGGGCTCCTGCTCGTCCTGCCGATCGGGGGGGCGGACATGCCCACCGTGATCTCCCTGCTGAATTCCTATGCCGGCCTGTCGGCGGCCGCCATGGGCTTTGTGCTCGACAACAAGCTGCTGATCATCGCGGGCGCGCTGGACGGCTCCTCCGGGTTCATCCTCTCGATCATCATGTGCCGGGCGATGAATCGCTCCTTCACGAACGTCCTCTTTGGGGCGTTCGGGCAGGCGACGCCCCGGCGCGCGGGCGAGGCCGAGGAACGCACGGTTCGCAGCGCGGCGCCCGAGGAGGCCGCGCAGATCCTGGCGGCGGCTTCCTCGGTGGTCATCGTGCCCGGCTACGGGATGGCGGTCGCACAGGCGCAGCACAAGGTGCGCGAACTGTTCGACCAGCTCACGCGGCGCGGTGTCGACGTGAAGTTCGGCATCCACCCGGTCGCCGGCCGGATGCCCGGGCACATGAACGTGCTGTTGGCGGAGGCCGACATTCCCTATGACCGGCTGCTGGAGATGGACGAGGTGAACCCGGAGCTTCCGCACACCGACGTGGCCCTGGTGATCGGGGCGAACGACGTGACCAACCCGGCGGCTCGCACCGACCGGGGCAGCCCGATCTTCGGCATGCCGATCATTGACGTAGACAAGGCCCGGACGGTGATGGTGATCAAGCGCAGCATGAGTTCGGGCTTCGCCGGCATCGATAACGAGCTTTACTATATGGAGCGTACGCTGATGCTCTTCGGCGACGCCAGGGCATTCGTGGGCAGCGTGGTGAAGGAGATGGCGAGCGAGGGCGGGTAGGGGAGCGCGGGCCTACAGGTCCATGGCGCTGCTGTGGCCGGGGAACAGACTCGCCCCGGGGTCAACGCGTATCTTGGCGAAGTTGACGGCGGTGCAGACCTCGCCGACGCCCGTGGCGATCAGCTTGAGCTTGCCGTCGTACGTGCAGACATCCCCGGCGGCATAGACGCCGGGGATGTTGGTCTCCATGTGCGAGTTAACGATCACCTGGTTACCCTTCAGTTCCAGTCCCCACTGCTTCACGGGGCCGATGGTGGCCACGAAGCCGATGTTCACCAGGGCGGCGTCCACCGCCAGAGCGTCCTCCTCGCCCGTCACGTTGTTGAAGATGACGGCGCAGCGGACTCGCTCGTCGCCCTCGATGCGCCGCAGCTCCCAGAACAGGCGCGTGGCGATGCGGGAGCGGTTGAGGAGCCAGTCCACGCTCTCCTCGTGGGCGCGGAAGCGATCCCGACGATGGATCACGGTGATCTCCTCGGCGATCGGCTCCAGGTTGTGTGCCCAGTCCAGCGCGGAGTCGCCGCCGCCCACGATCAGGATGCGCTGGCCGCGCAGCCCCTCCTTGTCGCGCACCGCGTACTGCACGCCCCGCCCCTCGAACTCCACCAGGCCCGGCACGTCGAGCCGCTTCGGAGCGAAGGCTCCCGCTCCGGCGCAGATGATGACGGTGCGCGTGAGGTGAGTGGCCTTGTCGGTCTGCAGCGCGAAGGTGCCGTCGTCGCGCTCGACCAGCTGACGTACCTGCTCGCCGAGCGTCACGGCGGGGCCGAAGCGCAGGCCCTGCTCCACCATCGCGTTCACCAGCTCGTTGGCGGTTACGCGCGGAAAACCGGGCATGTCATAGACGAACTTCTCGGGGTAGAGCGCGGAAAGCTGGCCGCCGAAGTCCGACAGGGAGTCGATCAGCTTCGTCGACATGGACCGCATACCGGCGTAGAAGGCGCCGAACAGGCCGACGGGCCCGGCGCCGATGATGGTGGTATCGAAGAGCGTCTCGTCGCTCACGGTCCTCTCGTCCTGTGCAGGGTCGGCCGGCGCCCGGTCCGTCCGGACCCGCACGCGCGCGAGCTGGAAGCCGCGGCGGCGTCCCGTCAGCGCGTGTTGGCCAGCGGCAGGCTCGGAGTGAGCCCGGGCAGCGCCGGCGCGCCGACGCCGGGCGGCTGGGCCGGCCGCGATCGGCCGGATCGGGCCGCGATGGTCGACGGCGTCGCCCTGCGACCGAAGTAGCCGACGGCGTAGAGCGCGAAGAGCAGGACGGCGGCTGCCACCGCACCGGCCGCCGCGTACGGGAACCAGGCCCACGGGCGTCGCTGTGGCGCCGGGGCGGCACGCTCCTCGGCGATCCGATTGCGGATGGCGCGCGCGAGCGCGGGGGAAGGATCGCCCATGCCATCGCGTGCGGCGCACAACTGAAGCTCGATCCCGTTCCACGTTCGAATATAGACGCGACATTCGCCGCAGTCCTGAAGGTGTCCTGCTACCTCGGCCGGAATCGATCCCGCGCCCCGGTCGTCGAACCACCGCTGGATGCGGGCCCGGACGGCTTCACATCGCATCGAGTTCCCCCATCCGCCGTTGCCGGCGGCCGCGCCGCATGGCGCTGGCGTCGCCTACCGCACGACCGGCCCGAGGCGGGTCGCCAGCCGCTCGCGAGCGCGATGCAACCGCACCTTGACCGCCCCGGCGGAGATCGACAGCGTTCTCGCGATCTGCTCGACCGACATCTCGTCGAAATAGAACAGCGTCACCACGACGCGGTGGGGCTCGGGCAGGGCGTCCACCGCGCCCCGCACCCGCCGGTGTCGCTCGTCGTCCAGCGCGGCCTGCTCAGGCGTAGGCCCCTCCGCGCAAGCGCTCACCGTCTCCAGGGCGCCGGTCGGTCGCCGAGATCGCAGCCGCCGTCGGCACTCGTTGAGCGCGATCCGGTAGATCCAGCTAGCGAAGTAGCCGTCTGGCCGGTACGATCCCAGACCACGGTAGGCCCGGACGAACGTCTCCTGGACTGCGTCCTCGGCCTCGCCACGGTTCTGCAGTGCGCGCATGGCAAACCGGTATAGCCGGGCCTGATAGCGGGCGACGAGCTCGTCGAACGCGCTCGGGTCCCCCAGGCGACACCGCACCGCGAGACGGTCCTCTACTTCGGCCGGCGGCCCCGCCGCGCGCAACTCAAGCGACATGGAACGTGCCCCCGGACGCGATATGCGCGTCCCCGAGCCAGTGGCGGTGCCCGGCGCCCATCTGCCTGACGCCAGGCGGCAGGGGGCGGTTCCGGGCCGCTCAATGCGCGGCCCCGCGCTCGGCGGCGGGAGAGTTCCACAGGGTAGAACTCCCGGCGCACTCTCAGGTTACCGCATATAACGGACGCACGGGCAGCGAGCTTGACCCGGGCCATCCTGGCGGCTACAATGGATGCGAGTTGCTCCGCCGATGCGCGACCGCGGCACGCGCGGCCGGGTCCTCGGTGTAGGGT contains:
- a CDS encoding sigma-70 family RNA polymerase sigma factor, producing MSLELRAAGPPAEVEDRLAVRCRLGDPSAFDELVARYQARLYRFAMRALQNRGEAEDAVQETFVRAYRGLGSYRPDGYFASWIYRIALNECRRRLRSRRPTGALETVSACAEGPTPEQAALDDERHRRVRGAVDALPEPHRVVVTLFYFDEMSVEQIARTLSISAGAVKVRLHRARERLATRLGPVVR
- a CDS encoding NAD(P)(+) transhydrogenase (Re/Si-specific) subunit beta, with product MNEHGLLGLAQTGAEGWRTVFTQTSYLVAAALFVLSLKWLSAPTTARRGVWAGEVGMVLAIAGTLLLPELVAFHWIVVAILVGTVIGIPIAVLMPMTAVPQRTALSHSFGGLAVGLVGTAKYYLWLAEDPERLTHFTTAVIGFEVLLGFLTFTGSLVAFGKLQELLPTRPIIYRGQNYVNLGLLAAAVAIAVVLAIDPSRTALFPAFVVLSLLFGLLLVLPIGGADMPTVISLLNSYAGLSAAAMGFVLDNKLLIIAGALDGSSGFILSIIMCRAMNRSFTNVLFGAFGQATPRRAGEAEERTVRSAAPEEAAQILAAASSVVIVPGYGMAVAQAQHKVRELFDQLTRRGVDVKFGIHPVAGRMPGHMNVLLAEADIPYDRLLEMDEVNPELPHTDVALVIGANDVTNPAARTDRGSPIFGMPIIDVDKARTVMVIKRSMSSGFAGIDNELYYMERTLMLFGDARAFVGSVVKEMASEGG
- a CDS encoding NAD(P)/FAD-dependent oxidoreductase; the encoded protein is MSDETLFDTTIIGAGPVGLFGAFYAGMRSMSTKLIDSLSDFGGQLSALYPEKFVYDMPGFPRVTANELVNAMVEQGLRFGPAVTLGEQVRQLVERDDGTFALQTDKATHLTRTVIICAGAGAFAPKRLDVPGLVEFEGRGVQYAVRDKEGLRGQRILIVGGGDSALDWAHNLEPIAEEITVIHRRDRFRAHEESVDWLLNRSRIATRLFWELRRIEGDERVRCAVIFNNVTGEEDALAVDAALVNIGFVATIGPVKQWGLELKGNQVIVNSHMETNIPGVYAAGDVCTYDGKLKLIATGVGEVCTAVNFAKIRVDPGASLFPGHSSAMDL